TCGAGGCCGTCGCCCCGGACCCGGGCGAGTCGGTGCTCGTCGTCGGGGTCGGCGTCGGCTACACGGCGGCCGTGCTCGCCGAACTCGCCGGGGGCCGACACGTCCACGCCATCGACATCGACCGCAGGCTCGTCTATGAGGCCCGGTCGAATCTCCGGAAGGCGGGCTACGGTGAGGTGCTCGTGGACTGTGCCGACGGCGCGGACGGGCTTCCCGCCTACGCCCCCTACGACCACATCCTCGTTGAGGCGGCCGCCATTCGTCCGCCGAAACGGCTGCTCGCACAACTGTCTGAATCGGGTCGACTCGTGCTCCCGCTGGGAGGTGGAAATCAGACGCTCACGGTCGTCGACGGCGACGGCGAGCGCCGCGAGCGACTCGGCACGGTCGCCTTTGCCCCGATGCTCGTCGAGGGTGAGCAGGCGACCACGCTCGAACGGAATCGCACGTCTCGCGAGGAACACGAGCGCAGCCGGCAGGCCGCGAATCGAAGGAACGGCTGGGAGCAGGAGTGGATCGACTGGGACCGCTACTGACGCGTGTCCGACGCGGCTTTTTGTACATCGAGAGTGACGGGTGGGCCATGGAGGCGTCCGCGTGACCGACACCGAAATCGAGGTGACGGTCGCCGACCCCGGCGACCCTCGCCCCGCGGTCGTCGGCGAGTCGCGGCTCGACGTGGCCGTCGACGGACGGCTGTATCCGACGGCGGAACTCGCCGACGGCGGCTATCTCGCGTGGTGGTTCGAGGCGGCCGACTCGCCCGCGCCGGACGCCGAGGCGACGACCGAGTGGGTCGCCGCCCCGACCCGGTTTCTGGCTGCCGCGACGCTGCGTGAACTCTGGGCCGACCCTGCGGTCTTCGACCGCATCGCCGACGGCTCCGTTTAGCCTCATCGTCGCGCTTTTCTCCGCCACCCTCTCCGGGTGAGATGTGCCCGACGACGACCCCGACGAGCGACTCGCCGACGCCCTCGAACGCGTGGCACACGGGGCAGTCGTCTCGATTCCCAGCACGCTCGCCCAGCGACTGCTCGCGCTCGCGTTCACCGCCGTCCTGACCAACGGCTTCTCGGCCGGCGGGTACGGGCTGTTCGTGCTCGCGCGGCGCATCCAGCGATTCCTGCGCTCGCTCACCCGCAGCTTCACCACCGGGCTGAGCCGGTACGTTCCGAACACCGACACCGACGCCGACCGCGACATCGTGGCGACGTTCGCGCTCACGCTCGCGCTCGCGGCCGCCACCGTCTTCGGTGTCGCACTGTATCTCGCCGTGCCCGAAATCGGCCGGCTCACGGCCAAAGGAGCTGAGTTCGAGCTGTATCTGCGCGTCTTCGCGCTCGGACTGCCGGCGACGGTGTGGCTCTCCGTCGTGGGGAGTCTGCTCCAGAGCCTAGAGGAGATTACGCCGATGAACCTCACCCTCCGGCTCGGCTTCCCGACGCTCCAGCTGCTCGCCGCGGGCGTCGGGCTCTGGCTCGATAGCCTGCTCGCGGTCGCAGTCGGCGTGCTCGTCGCCGCGGCGCTCGGCGGAACCGCCGCGCTCGCCTGGCTCGCTCGCGAGCGCGGACTGCGCCCCCGGTATCGCGGGCCGACGGCCAGTTCGCTTCGCGGACGCTACCTCCGCTACACCGCGCCGCTGTTCGCGAGTTCGATTGCGACGACCGTCCAGCGGCTCGGCTTTTATCCGCTCATCGCGGTCTTTCTCACCAGCACCGCGGGCGCGGTGTTCGCGGTCGGGGAACTCGTCGGGATGCTCGTCCGGCTCCCCCTGTTCGGCATCAATCAGCTGATGCCCCCCGTCGCGGCCACGCTGTACGGCGGCGACCACCACGAGGCGCTCGCGAAGCTGTATCACGCGACCAGCCGGCTCGTACTCGTCGGCGTCACCGGACTCGCGGTGCCGGTGGTCGTCTTCCGGCGCGAGGTGATGGGGCTGTTCGGACCGGCGTTCGTCGAGCACGCACCCCTCCTGCCGGCGTTCATCCTCGCGCAGTGGATCGCCTGTGCCGCCGGCAGCGTCGGCATCCTCCTCATGATGACCGACCACCAGCGCGCGATGTTCCTCGTCAACACCGCCATCACCGCCGGACTGGTCGTCGTCTCGATTCCGCTCACCCGCCAGTACGGGCTCGCGGGCGTCGTCGGGGTGTACCTGCTCATGCTCTCGCTCAACAACGTCCTCGAAGTGGTCGTGCTCTGGTGGCTCGAGGACCTCCAGCCGCTCACGGTCGCCCACCTCAAACCCGTCGCCGCGGCCGTCCCGCTCGCCGCGGTGACGCTGGTCGGCCACCGGCTCGTTCCCGGACTGGGCGGTGCGGTCGGGGCGACGGTCGTCGGACTCGCCGTCTATGCGGGCGTCCTGTTGTGGCTCGGATTTGCCCCCGCAGAGCGCCGGCTCGTCGGTGCACTCGCCGACCGCTACCGGTCGGTCACTCCCGGATGACGAGCAGCGCGGTGTTCTCTCTGCGGTCGACGTACTCGGCGTTCGCCGGCGGCTTCACCTCGAAGGAGACGGTGCCGTCGGCCTGATTTTCTCCCAGCGACGGGTCGATGTCGAGCGTTGCCCTCCCCGACTCGTTGGTAGTCGCCGTCGCCACGCCGTCGAGCATCGCGGAGTCGCCGCGCGCGATGACCGTCGCGCCCGAGACGCGGCCTCCGTCCGGGCCGACGACCGCGACCGACACCGTCTCCGTCTCGCCGAGCGTCGCGACCTCCGGCTCCGGCCGTACGTCGAGTTCGCTCACGCCGATGGCCGAGATCCCCGAAATCATGTTCATCATCACGGACAGCGACGCCACGCCGACCACCAGCGCGATGACCAGCCGAATCGGTAACCCCTCGATAGCCCGCTCGTCGTCGAGTATGTCGAACACGGGGTCGGTGGCCCGTCATCCGTCATAAGCTGTCGTCCCCGACTTGAAGTGAGATACCGCGCCACGACCGGCGTGGCGACCATCGGCCGCACGGACGGCGACGGACCGAAACTCCCACTCGGGCAGTATATCGCCCGCGACGGGAGCCACGGGGGAGACGTGACGCTCGACTGTGCCCGGCCACACGCGATGTGTCTGGTCGGGAAACGGGGGAGCGGGAAGTCGAACACGCTCGGGCTGCTCGCCGAGGGGCTCTGTGCGGTCGACGGGATCGTCCCCGTGGTCGCGGACCCGATGGGTGGCTTCGCCGGACTCGACGCACTCGGCGCCGCTGTGCGTGAGCCGCGCGT
This portion of the Halosegnis longus genome encodes:
- a CDS encoding protein-L-isoaspartate O-methyltransferase family protein — protein: MDAELLRADMVDSLEHEAKAVIASDAVASAMRTVPREPFVPDDVLTYADRAAEQFGTRVLAPSDAARLFEAVAPDPGESVLVVGVGVGYTAAVLAELAGGRHVHAIDIDRRLVYEARSNLRKAGYGEVLVDCADGADGLPAYAPYDHILVEAAAIRPPKRLLAQLSESGRLVLPLGGGNQTLTVVDGDGERRERLGTVAFAPMLVEGEQATTLERNRTSREEHERSRQAANRRNGWEQEWIDWDRY
- a CDS encoding lipopolysaccharide biosynthesis protein codes for the protein MPDDDPDERLADALERVAHGAVVSIPSTLAQRLLALAFTAVLTNGFSAGGYGLFVLARRIQRFLRSLTRSFTTGLSRYVPNTDTDADRDIVATFALTLALAAATVFGVALYLAVPEIGRLTAKGAEFELYLRVFALGLPATVWLSVVGSLLQSLEEITPMNLTLRLGFPTLQLLAAGVGLWLDSLLAVAVGVLVAAALGGTAALAWLARERGLRPRYRGPTASSLRGRYLRYTAPLFASSIATTVQRLGFYPLIAVFLTSTAGAVFAVGELVGMLVRLPLFGINQLMPPVAATLYGGDHHEALAKLYHATSRLVLVGVTGLAVPVVVFRREVMGLFGPAFVEHAPLLPAFILAQWIACAAGSVGILLMMTDHQRAMFLVNTAITAGLVVVSIPLTRQYGLAGVVGVYLLMLSLNNVLEVVVLWWLEDLQPLTVAHLKPVAAAVPLAAVTLVGHRLVPGLGGAVGATVVGLAVYAGVLLWLGFAPAERRLVGALADRYRSVTPG
- a CDS encoding DUF7382 domain-containing protein; this translates as MFDILDDERAIEGLPIRLVIALVVGVASLSVMMNMISGISAIGVSELDVRPEPEVATLGETETVSVAVVGPDGGRVSGATVIARGDSAMLDGVATATTNESGRATLDIDPSLGENQADGTVSFEVKPPANAEYVDRRENTALLVIRE